The genomic segment GCCACTTTGGGGGTGTTTTGGAGGAGTGAGTCAAGGAAGATTTTCCTCCAACAGCATCGTGTAGTGACCTGTCCACTACTCTATAAGAGGAATGGCTCAACATGTGTATCTGTCATTTCCAAGACAAATTGATGCTGTATTTGCCACAAAAGGAGGCCCTACACCATACAAATAAATTACTGTGATCTAAAACcaggtgtttcagtttcattgtccaacTCCTGTATCTACTAAAGGCGTAATCAACAGATGCTACTTACGTCTAAGCAAGTAATAAGTTCTATGGAACTGAATCCATTTAAGAAGAATGGATAAGCGTTTGGCCCAGCAAACAAGTCACTTAAGTGTTCTTCCAGTTGTTTCCGGTAGACATGTGAGCAGCTTGCCAGCTCATTATTGACTGGGTCATTGAAGAGAAGGTGAAGCTACTGCCCACCTCAGCTGAGCCAGGTGTTCGGCACTGTGAGAGAACTGAGGTGCGTACACTGACACCGTCTTGTCCAGCTTCTCCACCAACGTGTTGCTCACAACCTGCATCTTTTCGAAGTCTGTGAATATTGCACTGACCTgagggcacacacacgcataagcAACAATGCATGCTTGTTAGCATGAGATGGATCACTCCTTCTAATGCACAAATGCAATGCCTATGCAGTCGTGCACTTCAATAACACAACATCCCCTCTCCACATCCCCTCTCATGCATCAGAAGCCAACAGCAATAGTCAAAGGTAAGCAACCACATAAACAAAATTTCATTCCGTTATCAGTAGGCGCTTTTCAATGTAGCACATACAAGCAACATACGACACAAAAGTTTTTTCATCTCGTTTATTTAATTCATGTGCCCAAAGCAAACACCATGCAGTGGAAGCAATCAGGCATCACGGCTGCGCAGGTGTAGGTTTCACAGGATACAGCTTGAAAAACAAGCAAGTACCTAAAAAACTGATAGGAAATGAAACTAGTTTCACAAGGGCAGCTTCCCTCTGCGTGTAGTCAATATGGCACAAGTACCTCAGCCTCCATGTAATACGTGTTGACTTCTCTTCTTATGGACTTAGTCACAGTTGTGTGTTCTTCCTAAAAAGGGAATTAATTATTGCACATCGTTCGCACCtccactaccagtcaaaagtttttgtaCACCACAGGTTATTACTACTTttctaagaacataagaaatttactaacgagaggaggccattcggcccatcaacctcgtttggggagaacttaactaatagctcagagttactAAGTTTTAGGAGGAGTAGCATGTCCTGTCCTTTTGtgtaaattaaaatatttcaatAGTATATTAAGTGCATGGAATTTATCATTTTCAATTGGGAGACATGGGAGAGTATCCACAGCATTTATTTTGCAATAAGCCTCAAGATCCTGATTTTAACTTTTATGTGCTACAATAAAACTGAAATTGCCTCTTCatattaagaacataagaaatctacaaacgagaggaggccattcagtccATCAAGCTCATTGGGGGAGAACttaaatagctcagagttgttaaaatcttatctagctctgatttaaaggaacctagGGTTTTATCTTTCGTTAcattagcaggaagactattccatactctaactacacactgtgtaaagaagtgcttcctcaaattcattttaaaatgttctcacgCTGATTTCCACTTACagtatggccacgagttctagtatttaaactaatattgaaatagtcatttggctgaacagcatccagacctgttagaatcttatatacctggatcatgtccacccttagtctcctttgctcgagctAAACAGactcagctcagctaacctcttctcataagacattcctctaagaccaggaataattctcgtagccctacgttgcaccctttccaaggcctTCTtgaggtatggtgaccaaacctgcacacaatattctaggtggggtcttaccaaggaattatataatcgtagcatcacctcccttgacttaaactccacacacctagagatgtaacccaacatcctattggccttttttattgcttccctacactggcgagagtgggacatggaagcatcaacatacacaccgaggtctttctcgtaatcagctacctttatttcagtggaacctataaaatatctgtacttaatatttctgctccctgcatggattaacttacatttgtctacattaaatttgatctgccaggtatcagcccagtcactaattaaatccagatcccggtgtagcctctccgctgcagcctctccgctgctagatcaatatctcctacaccacccaccttggtgtcatctgcaaatttaaccagtttactgtatgtattggtgccaatatcattaatgtaaattaggaacaatagtggtcctaaaattgaaccctgcggtacctcactatgaacgcaggcccactgtgacattgtacctcataactactcgctgcttcctgtctgttaaacagttttcgatccaagctgctacagttcctaaaatccctgcagctttgatctTAGAAAGGGCCATTTAttggggacaacatcaaaggccttctggaaatctaagtagatcacatcgtaggcctttttgtgaccaatttctcttgtagtttCCTCAAACAACTCAAGTAAATTAGGATCTacttctcctaaatccatgttggctatttgaatccaggtaatctaccattttcactgggattatagcttccattacttttccagttatgcaagttaatctgattggcctatagtttgctggattacttttttgaatatgggtgttatattagcatgcttccaatcagaaggtaccacaccagcaaataaagatttctggaatagtaacgTTAAAGATTGGCTaagaatatccctcatctcttttaaaactataggtaagatgccatcagggccctgcgatttatttattttgagcttagctaggcttagtaccacatcagcctcagttatacatatattggtcatagacgacgCTGTATTCATACTAAAAGGTGGTAAGTTACTCAtgctctctactgtgaacacctgtgtaaaataatcattaaactcatttattatatcaatttcattttcaattataaggcccttactatcctgcaaattagtgatttcagcttttacagctcttttggagttacaATATTGGAAGaagcttttaatgtcatccttagcctccaatgcagtcttcctttctacattcctcttggagagtcttatttttttaactcaacctctAGACTTGGATACTCCTGCTTAGTTTTGAAAttcttagttaatttccatttgtggaagagagtCCTTTTCCTCCTGAGTTTATTCTTAATtcccttagtaaaccaccttggttgtagtttcctagattttgTTTTGCtcgaaacaggtatgaagtcctcttgcacttgcaacaatattcttttaaaaaaatccccatgcctcttcaaccgttttgctatttaactccatccagttcacaagttctagtttcagtctcataccattaaaattagccttcctaacattctACACTTTTGTTTTAGACTTTCTATTTGGACTAATtctatttatttcataaactgcagatttttttattcttgttaaatAACAGTGCAGGTCTGACATCCAATTAACTGGCTGTGTGATGATGGTatagtcaaattctaggctgcCCTTTCCGTTTAATCCCATGAAAGAGAACAGTATTTAACGTCCCTTGCAGAAAGAACGCCTCGGATTTTGTCTGCTGTTaaaactgctagaggaggttactttgatgaatcaacgaTAGGACTTTTTCTTGCTAGtaaaggtactcaaatgatGAACCTACCGTAAATCTATTTGTTAGCAAAGTTGAATTTGAAAATGTTggatttatttttgtaaattttaagtgagtaacatgcaaatgtagaaaatatctGTGTGTAAAAACTTTACTGGTAGTGTACAACATGCCGATCTCTGCCGAAACCAAAAGCTTGTACATTTTTCTACATGTAAAACGCAGTTCGTTAAGGCTAGATATTCAGACATTTCTACTTAATGGAAAAACGAGAAACAAGTGCACTTGAAAACTTGTGCAGATTTGCTAAAACTACAACTCAATCCAGGTTCTACTTTTTAGACTGTGTTCGTGTATTTTCCTTTTTCCAAGACTTCCTTTTTCTTGTACTCGATTCTAATTATTACCAAAATCGGTTCTTTGCTGTATGCCTGCGATATATACGATGATTAGTTTATAAGTTGTTTTGCctaatagataaatgtaaatgtccaCTTCCGCGGCATAAAGCATACCTTAACATCATGCTGTCTCAGAGTCTGCAGGATATAGTCCAGCCTCCGAGTTACACTCTCGGTGACATCGCTCACCGACCCTTTGGCGTTACTAACGCTGATGCACAGCACAGCCCGGTCCGGTGGGCTGGTCACTTCGGCGCTGCCAGTTACCTGAATCTCACCCCCTGGACTTCGGCAGATCGGACCGGCGCGTTTAACTGACAAGCCCAATCCTGTGTCGTTTTCATTTGTCAAATTATCTCTCCTGGCCGGTACGAGAGCAGCATATACACAGGAAGGACTACCAGCCATGATGGTGTAAACGGGGCATAGTTATGGCAACGGCTGCAAACAATCGATTTCAGCACGCGCATAGGATCTAGGGATATGTAGTTTATGTCACAAAAATACTACAAGTCCCACATCTACAAGACACGTGATCCCCTGACAGCCACTCCTTCAGCCGCGCCTGACTCAAAAATCGCTCAGCTAAGCAGCTGTATGTtactaaaaaaatgtatatatatgaaTTATACAAATGACCATGTGTTCCAATTATAATGGCATTCTACAACGGTTTTAAAAATAATCTGTGTAATTACAATGGGAAAATCAAGCTTCAAATGAATGTatttcctgtcagttttaaatagagacagaagaaagtgtctcatcttctgtttcacctttaGAGGGCAACAAATCCCAACTATTCATCCATTGCCTTGGCGCGGTAAATCTCAATAAACAATCTCAACATGCGCAACAGACGACTAAATTATTAGGTTATCATGGACGATAAATCTACTGATAAGCAGAATAACTGTATCATTAAATAATTCATGTTGTTAGGTATTATGCTTCCATATATCTGATTTGAAATAACATTTAAAGGATGTTACTttccttaaattaaattaatggaTTAACATGTACTTCTTTTTCTTTAAGCCCTTCATAAAATTCAttaatttaaaatgttcattaatataattgcagtaaaattttaaatgaaataataaaaaaagaatgcTCTGTGCCACACCGAAACAAAATTGTACTGTAATTTCTAAATCTACATTTTCGATACAATAGCAGTATTTTTTATAATAGCCTACTATCCTTATCACAGTTAAAACCGTCTAGGACTATtgacagcaataataataccGACACCAAATCAAATAGAAAGCGACATCAGGCGacttattattaaataaaaattaatccaGCTACTCTGGAATAATGTTGTTTTTAAGCAATAATGTGATGGCTTAGAGCATAGAGCTTATCCCTATTATTATTAAGCCTGTTATAAGAATAACATTAAGTTAGACGTCTATCCTGCAATTGCTCAGTGGTCTTTCTTATGGTCCGCTGGCTGCCTCTTCAGGcatattttgttaaataaaactgtttcccCTGCCTGGAAATATTGCGCatttcactgaaaaaaaatggcCACAAAATTTATATGACTGCAAAACCGTTTcttgttttactttttaatcATAAGCCTACTAACCCAATCGTGCCTTAATCGATTCATGAATAATAAGCTTCAGATACACTGACGATAGGTAATTTCTTACGGTTTGGCAAATTGCTATTACTACGTTTTTCAGTTTGGTTGACTAAATTTAAGCATTGCCGGTTGAAGTTAAAAACTAATTATCAAAGTTATGGCATATAAGTCCTAGCTGAGAATTTTACCCATTGGCCTTTAGGTTACAAATCTAAGTCCACTGTGCTGTACGCTCCCCGCAATATGTTACACATCGGCTAGCCAGATCCATATATACACGGAGCAGATAAAtgcatggaaaacagaacatttaTATTCAATCCGTTTACTGTAGTTTTGTCTTGCAATTTGATTTCCTCAGAAACAAAGGAACATAAAATGTATTTGTATTCATGCAACTGAATTAAATTGTACAGGATGATTATACTGAATCGTACAATGCAATTTCTTCAAATGGAACGTTTTTCTTAAGTTTCATCAAACGCCGAACTCTCCTTATAATCAAAGTTAAAAATACGGCATACATGTTTGTTGTTATTGTCTTGTGTTTCGCATATCCGTGAGTTTGGTTTTGAAACCCTATATCTGATCTGGTGCCCACGCCAAAACGTACGCTGTTATTTTCATAGTGGGGAGAGGCACTGTGACTTTGGAGCATCGCCATCTGATTGAAGCGGCGGATCTTTAATTTTTCCAACTGTGACACGGGACTCTAACCCTCGGACGACGAAGCTTTTATTGTCTTCAAAGCAGCAGATATGCGATGCAGATAAATGAGTTTGCGCATACTCGTGTGGGAAGAAAGGCAGGAATTAAACGACAAGAATGCTACCGCCTGCCAATTTTATATTCTTTCTGTGCAGCTCTGATTAGGTTATAAAGACACCCCCCCCTTGCACCCCGCTTCGGAGCCTTGTCCATTTTTCTTCGGCATACCTCAATCAAGGGGCATCGGacaaaattctcttttcatgttATCTCGGAATCacccccttctttcactgccTGCAATAAATCATTCCTGTTTTTACAAGGCTCTTCATTTCAAAAGCACATCTTTGCTTGATATTTATGTGCAACATATTGCTCATATATAAAGAAGTGCGTTTCAGTCTTAAACGTGTTGCCTCTATCATGGCTGAAGGCCACATGTAGATTCCCAGGCTGTCTAGATCGAAGCTCCAGAAGTAGTAGGTACCTACATTCTTATACGGCAGTGGAGGCCTCATTAAAATCTATAGGCACTCTCTGTTGATGATTACTATTTAACAATGCAGTGTTACTGTTGCTAATGGATGTCTTATGACCTGAATATACAAAACATTTCTGAGGGAAGCACCAACGTGGCAGTGGGATTCATGGCCTTGGAGAATAGTGTGGTGGTGACTCCTTGACCTTCACTGTGGCCTGACACCTCCAGGGATGCAGTTTCTATTTCTGCGTTGGCCCCATGcgttggagtttgcatgttctctgcatgtttgcatgggtttcctctggttccCGCCCACAGTGTGAAGATGTGGTTGACCTAAATTGGCTCCTTTAAATTGAGTGTAGTTTGTGTGTCACCTGTGGCGGATTGGCATCCCAGAATGCCCTCTGATTTCTTGGATAGGCTCTAAGCCGACTAGGGTCTTGGCTTTCACCCCTGTAGACCTCAAGCAGGTTGTGTGTTTCACTGATGGCCACTGGACTTCCTGTCAGCTGATTCTTCCCATGTGCTTCTCTGATGGTGCCCCTTGTAGATGCATGTGTGGTTCTCAGTGCGGATGTCCTGTCTGTCATTTGTCTGTACGTAGATGCTCCTTGCTGCATTATTTTTTATCTGTTATAAGCCTGAGAAATCAGGGCTTTGACCCCCTGCAGGGTGGGGACTCTGCAAGTGATTAGATAGATCAACACTCACGGGCTGGCCCACGTCAGGGGCAGGAAGAGCCAGGGTGGGTGGCAAGTTCTTATGTGGGGTGAGAGGGGGTTGCGAGGTGGGCCGAGGGGGCAGAAATAACATTGTGCCGAGGATGCGGGGAGACTGTTTTCCCACGTTTCACTCTCCGCCGAATTTTTCATTAACTTCCTGTGACTCTGCTTTTATTCCCGGTGTTTATACAGTATCGGATTCTTCGCCTGCATGGACATCTCCCCttgaggggggggtggcagaaGAAGGGGACGGAAGCACCCGAGGAATACGGCGAGGGTCCTTCCCAGCACAGAGGCGCATTGAGGCCGGAATCGGCCCCTCCGGGCGGCCGGTCAGTGGCAAGGCACTGAGACGGCTGTTTGATTTAGCCCTGCCACCGCTCTGGACCTCAAAGATCTGAGCTCTCATTTTTCCGAAAGGAAAGAGGGTGCAGGAGGTGCTGAATTCCAGACTTACAGAATCGAGGGAGCCTACAGCAGTGAGCTGAGGCTTAAAGTCTGAGGGCTGCTTTCACGTTTCTCAAATTGACTTACATTTTTCGTAAAACGTAATGAAACCTCTGGCCATTGCAATTATTACTTGTATGTATTTACATTATAATTATTTACTGATGTggtgtattattatattttttactgTCTTATTTTATTCTTGCCTTGCTTTGTAATGTTATATATTACCTTTCCTAATGGGACCCGTTTTGCATTAGTCGTGTGTGACATTAGTGCATTTGTGTGGAGGGACACTATGAGCTACAACAGGGTTTGTAAACTAATATTTCAACCATTTCAATTAATAGGATCCAGAATTCACTTAGAGTTctcactgtgtgctgattggtcagtctgctataaccatgcatgtgtcactaatgttaatgtgaaacacatTTCGGATCTCAATCAAGGTAACAAACCAGTAAAAGTACGAGATGAACCAAACAATTTAGCCGAACATGGGGGGCTTTCAggtttaaagtagtttgtaaaacctgacgTAGTTCATAGTGTCCCTCCTGATATAGATTGGGTGGTCAGCCTACCTGCAGAGCTTGGAAATGCATCCCATTAGTGCTACCCAATTTGGCTGTGAGAAATGCAATGCCAGGAATAAACAGCAGGATGAAGCCAAAGAGAGGGACGTGTTGTCATCTTCCTCTCCATCTCCAATAGTTTGAACATGGAATGAACATTATTAGGCTGGTGGGTTTAAGGCTACAATCACAGCGACCCCAAAACACCATTCTCTGACACACTGTCTCATCGGTCTAGTGGTGCTTCTCACATGAGCGAGTCCACGAACAGCTGTAAAATGACTTGGTGAAAAGAAGAATCCTAGAATGATCAATTTGCTGACAGATATTACTACACCAGAAAAGAGAATTTCTGACAGTCCAGAATTTTATTGaagagcctgtcccagacagcGCAGGCTGGGCtagaccctggatgggatgccagtccatttcaAGGCATTTGAATATTTTTTCAGTAAAAGTATTTTAAGaggagaaagaaagagaaaaaatacatttcttgaaaatgtaaaatgatTTTTAGCCATAACATATTATTATTCaatcacagaaaaaaataactgtTATCTTCCCTTGTTTTGggttattatatttttatatatttcttcagattagcAAATGCATCATTAATATCTCAAATCTTTCATAAATTATTTTTGAAATTGTTATcaagaatgaaaaataaaactaatCACAGAGTATATATTCAATTTTTCATTGCTTTAAATTGTGACAATAATGtatgaaaatgtaacaaatttaCAATAAAACTTTAACTATGAATGCCTGTAATTTTTATTGTTTCATGATTTCCCTGTTTGTTTCACAATTTTTAATTTATGTATTACAAATATTTTACAAACACAAATTCATTTATGTAAGTAAGACACACTACATCCTGAAGAAGATCATAAAGACCAAATAATGGAAAGCAGTTACATTTGAAATAAGGGCAAAATTGTGgacatttaaaaacatctttaacAACTAACAAATAGTTCTAAAACtcttgtaaaaataaataaagtataCTTAAAAGTTATGTTATTGGAGAGGCTGAAATAACACAGCATTTTTCAAGTCAGTACTCAGCGGATACACTCTTAAATGTTGCCTTCCAGGTCCTATAAATTTTACCACGTTTTCTATTAAGGCCCACATCATTTTAATACAACGATAAAAAGACTCCCCCcggcccccccagcccccttccCAGACTGTGCATGTCTAACGACCTCCAGGGGATCAGAAGTGTGACTCATAGGGGTGTCCTGTCAATCACACGGAACCCCTCAGGCCTTTATTTACCACCTCATGCACCATTAGCATTGATACACGGCGCTGTGATTGTTTTCACATGCACAGTGCATCCACCTGACCGCCTGAGACCCTctctagtggggggggggggggattccaaaACCGTACAGCACTTGGAGATTAAATACTACACCAAAAATGCTAAAAATGATAGTTAGCATTTAGCAGATAGATTAGCATTTTTGCCTGTTGGTTAAATTGAGAAACGAAAACACCCAGAGCTTGAGGGAGATGCTAGAGTGATATATTGCGTACATATGGGGTATGCTAGTCAAGTTCTGGAAAGCAAAGTGGTGTAACCCCTCAttaaaaaagcaaacaaacaaaaacacaaacaaacaggcTAACATTTAATGGCCATTTTGTAAATGCCTTGTGGGAGACGCGTCCGAAAAGCTTGAACAATTGCGACAACAGCTGTGTCTAGCATCGGTCATGGTCTCTGTTTTAATCAAAACCCTGAAGTGCAAAGATGCTCATGTCGAACCACTTCAAAAGTTGCTACCAAGTTTTAAGAAACGTGTCACCCTCATGCACAGCTTAAAAAAGAAGACCGTCGCTACATCAGGCTAAGGCTAGCGCAAATCAAGCTGATATTGAGCATGCAAGCAGCATGTTA from the Brienomyrus brachyistius isolate T26 chromosome 19, BBRACH_0.4, whole genome shotgun sequence genome contains:
- the irak1bp1 gene encoding interleukin-1 receptor-associated kinase 1-binding protein 1 homolog; the protein is MAGSPSCVYAALVPARRDNLTNENDTGLGLSVKRAGPICRSPGGEIQVTGSAEVTSPPDRAVLCISVSNAKGSVSDVTESVTRRLDYILQTLRQHDVKEEHTTVTKSIRREVNTYYMEAEVSAIFTDFEKMQVVSNTLVEKLDKTVSVYAPQFSHSAEHLAQLRRKACVAAVANAQQKAREACSLLGQGLGQPLLIREEESREWSGDADEATPLPRASLQQWIRQATVSVAAQVFVAFQIRPKERARKRH